One Candidatus Saccharibacteria bacterium RAAC3_TM7_1 genomic region harbors:
- a CDS encoding Cytidyltransferase-related protein (RAAC3_TM7_1_20), whose protein sequence is MQKIGIYSGTFDPLHEGHLAFALAALEQCELEKVIFIPESSPRGKQNVSPFVMRLKQLTEYLRAYPRLDVHSLKSTRFTVHDTLPELQQQFPQATFTFLVGSDVALGLKDWPDIQLLLKTNTFAIGMRSDQTDEEIERSLEQLNKIYDLTIEATIIHTDKANLASSNLK, encoded by the coding sequence ATGCAAAAAATTGGTATTTACTCTGGTACGTTCGACCCTCTCCATGAAGGGCATCTTGCTTTTGCGCTGGCTGCTCTGGAGCAGTGCGAGCTGGAGAAAGTAATCTTTATTCCAGAATCATCGCCACGCGGGAAACAAAACGTTTCGCCATTTGTCATGCGGCTCAAACAGCTTACCGAATATCTTCGTGCGTACCCCCGTCTGGATGTGCATAGCTTGAAGTCGACTCGCTTTACAGTACACGACACTCTTCCCGAACTACAACAGCAATTCCCGCAAGCTACCTTTACCTTTCTGGTTGGATCAGACGTTGCACTCGGGCTTAAGGACTGGCCGGATATTCAGCTCCTGCTGAAGACGAACACGTTCGCCATCGGCATGCGTTCCGACCAGACGGATGAAGAGATCGAGCGTAGCCTTGAGCAACTGAATAAAATATATGATCTTACGATCGAAGCGACGATCATTCATACCGACAAAGCTAATCTTGCATCGTCAAACCTTAAATAA
- a CDS encoding DNA ligase (RAAC3_TM7_1_15), whose product MSIYCIERLLTMTQNQPKERINQLKKLINDYRYHYHVLNESTMSEAAADSLKHELSQLEEAHPELVTSDSPTQRVAGIALDKFQKVTHRVPMISLNDVFNREEIEAWIKRMDKLLPGAKHEFICDIKMDGLACAVIYEDGVLVQAVTRGDSRVGEDVTMNVRTIENVPLRLRGNQRYAHLLRGRTEIRGEIVMYKDDFARLNEKREKAGQPLFKNPRNLAAGTIRQLDPRLVAERPLHFVGYDILRDEPDDVPTNAVGYAMMAELGITTSGQTRVMTSVDEIMGYVDELDDKRLGFRFNTDGLVVKINNRAQFNELGVVGKSPRGAIAYKYPAEETTTVVEDIVISIGRTGAATPVAVFQPVNVAGTTVQHASLHNADEIARKDIRVGDTVIIFKAGDIIPQVERVLSELRPKGTKPFDYPAELKRQYPELEFERPEGEAVYRVKGATGPLLLKRALQHFASKGALDIDTLGEKNVEALVDAGLVHDLADIYELQKDDLLKLERFAEISALKLIDGIADKKQPPLERFVYGLGIRHVGIQTAIDLVNTFGNLDKLAHATIDELRNVDGVGDVVAESIAAWFADEDNLALLDKFKKLGVKPQFEKKTGKLEGKSFVITGTLESMSRDEAAEKIRALGGTFQSSVAKDTTYLVAGGKVGASKLKNAESYGTKIINEKELVELL is encoded by the coding sequence ATGTCTATCTATTGTATCGAAAGGTTGTTGACGATGACGCAAAACCAGCCTAAAGAACGGATTAATCAGCTAAAAAAACTGATCAATGACTACCGCTACCATTACCATGTACTCAACGAATCGACCATGAGTGAAGCGGCCGCCGATAGTTTGAAGCACGAGCTATCACAGCTTGAGGAGGCGCACCCGGAGTTGGTTACATCCGACAGCCCGACGCAGCGTGTCGCCGGTATCGCACTCGATAAATTTCAAAAGGTGACACATCGTGTGCCGATGATATCGTTGAACGATGTCTTTAATCGCGAAGAAATCGAAGCATGGATAAAACGGATGGATAAGCTCCTGCCCGGCGCAAAGCACGAGTTCATCTGTGATATCAAGATGGATGGACTGGCATGTGCCGTGATTTATGAAGACGGCGTGCTCGTCCAGGCAGTGACGCGTGGTGATAGTCGTGTGGGTGAGGACGTAACTATGAATGTGCGCACGATTGAAAATGTTCCTTTGCGGCTTCGTGGCAATCAAAGATACGCTCATCTCTTACGCGGCCGCACAGAGATTCGCGGTGAAATCGTCATGTATAAAGACGATTTCGCTCGCCTCAACGAGAAACGTGAGAAAGCCGGGCAGCCGCTGTTTAAAAACCCTCGCAATCTGGCGGCCGGGACGATTCGTCAACTCGATCCACGACTGGTAGCCGAGCGGCCGCTGCATTTCGTCGGCTATGATATTTTGCGCGATGAGCCGGATGATGTGCCGACAAACGCGGTCGGATATGCCATGATGGCTGAGCTTGGGATTACAACCAGTGGGCAGACACGCGTCATGACGAGTGTCGATGAGATCATGGGCTATGTCGATGAACTGGATGACAAGCGGCTGGGCTTTCGCTTCAATACCGATGGCCTCGTCGTCAAGATCAATAACCGTGCCCAGTTCAACGAACTCGGTGTTGTCGGCAAGAGTCCGCGTGGCGCGATTGCCTATAAGTACCCGGCTGAAGAAACGACGACTGTTGTCGAAGACATCGTTATTTCGATTGGCCGGACCGGTGCCGCCACGCCGGTGGCGGTGTTTCAGCCAGTCAATGTCGCCGGCACGACGGTGCAGCACGCCAGTCTTCACAACGCCGATGAAATTGCTCGGAAAGATATACGCGTTGGTGACACGGTGATTATTTTCAAGGCGGGCGATATCATACCGCAGGTCGAGCGAGTACTTTCGGAGCTTCGACCAAAAGGCACCAAGCCGTTTGATTATCCAGCGGAACTAAAGCGCCAGTATCCGGAGCTCGAGTTTGAAAGGCCGGAAGGTGAAGCGGTCTACCGTGTGAAAGGTGCAACTGGTCCGCTGCTTTTAAAGCGTGCCTTGCAGCATTTTGCGTCTAAAGGTGCACTCGATATTGACACGCTCGGCGAAAAAAATGTTGAAGCGTTGGTTGATGCTGGTTTAGTGCACGATTTAGCTGATATTTATGAATTACAGAAAGATGACTTACTGAAACTCGAACGCTTTGCCGAGATTTCTGCCCTGAAGCTGATCGATGGGATTGCTGATAAAAAGCAGCCGCCGCTGGAGCGTTTCGTCTACGGGCTCGGTATCCGTCACGTTGGCATTCAGACAGCGATTGACTTGGTGAATACGTTTGGCAATCTTGATAAGCTGGCACATGCGACTATCGATGAGCTGAGAAATGTCGATGGCGTTGGTGACGTGGTAGCTGAAAGCATCGCCGCCTGGTTTGCAGACGAAGACAACCTCGCTCTGCTCGACAAGTTTAAAAAGCTCGGTGTTAAGCCGCAGTTTGAAAAGAAAACGGGCAAACTGGAAGGCAAAAGTTTTGTCATTACCGGTACGCTAGAATCAATGAGCCGCGATGAGGCCGCTGAAAAAATTCGTGCGCTTGGCGGTACTTTCCAGAGCTCGGTGGCCAAAGACACGACCTACCTCGTCGCTGGTGGCAAAGTAGGAGCATCGAAATTGAAAAATGCTGAGAGCTACGGAACGAAGATTATTAATGAAAAAGAACTGGTGGAACTACTATGA
- a CDS encoding hypothetical protein (RAAC3_TM7_1_12) codes for MSDAEPKVIQKGTYRHSKTGNLYEVIGVALHSETSEQLVVYRPLYDTKYELFVRPYDMFTQAVELNGETRPRFEYVVEAGVQ; via the coding sequence ATGAGTGACGCTGAGCCGAAAGTTATTCAAAAAGGAACCTATCGTCATAGTAAAACGGGAAACCTCTATGAAGTGATCGGCGTTGCGCTGCACAGTGAAACATCGGAGCAGCTGGTGGTGTATCGGCCGCTCTACGATACGAAATATGAATTGTTTGTTCGCCCATACGATATGTTTACCCAAGCCGTTGAGCTGAATGGAGAAACGAGGCCACGCTTTGAATACGTGGTTGAGGCGGGTGTACAATAA
- a CDS encoding hypothetical protein (RAAC3_TM7_1_11) codes for MEKRGHALNTWLRRVYNNPMNSGIVGRKLVVEKNGNKILKAINFNVKPGRLVGLIGPSGAGKTTMMRAIVGIQIPTSGSLAIDDLAAGSSELRGRIGYVPQSSSVYEDLTVYQNLAYFASLINASRAAIDTVIKHVDLTGQRNQVAATLSGGQRARVSLAIALLGEPDILVLDEPTVGLDPVLRHSLWQLFRRFAHSGKTILISSHVMDEADRCDDVILVRDGKLLWTEAREELLRHTKTRSTEAAFLKLVEAA; via the coding sequence ATGGAGAAACGAGGCCACGCTTTGAATACGTGGTTGAGGCGGGTGTACAATAATCCTATGAACAGTGGCATTGTCGGACGGAAGCTAGTCGTTGAAAAAAATGGCAATAAGATCTTAAAAGCGATTAATTTTAATGTTAAACCAGGCAGGTTAGTTGGTTTAATCGGTCCGAGTGGTGCCGGCAAAACCACGATGATGCGCGCGATTGTCGGCATACAGATCCCAACTTCCGGCAGTCTGGCCATTGACGATCTAGCGGCAGGAAGCTCTGAGCTACGTGGACGCATAGGTTATGTACCCCAGAGTTCATCGGTATACGAAGACCTGACCGTGTACCAGAATCTTGCTTATTTCGCGTCACTTATCAATGCGTCTCGTGCGGCGATTGATACAGTCATCAAGCATGTGGATCTCACTGGGCAACGTAATCAAGTCGCGGCGACATTATCGGGCGGTCAACGTGCGCGGGTTAGCTTAGCGATAGCCCTGCTTGGCGAACCCGATATTTTGGTGCTTGATGAGCCGACAGTCGGACTTGATCCGGTCTTGCGCCATAGCCTGTGGCAACTGTTTCGTAGGTTTGCGCATAGCGGTAAGACGATATTGATCTCGAGTCATGTTATGGATGAGGCTGATCGCTGCGATGACGTTATTCTGGTGCGAGACGGCAAGCTGCTGTGGACTGAGGCGCGTGAAGAGCTATTACGACACACCAAAACACGCTCGACTGAGGCGGCATTTTTGAAACTGGTGGAGGCTGCTTAA
- a CDS encoding hypothetical protein (RAAC3_TM7_1_19) yields MFMKTCSKCSENKDESDFFVKDKKSGRLHAHCKECYKEHRKTFYAAHYAKYGNLYRERARLRREAVKKEFRTNMLALLKKSACEVCGESDIRVLEFDHLDPTTKTFSISQAVKYGYSWSEVLNEIKKCRILCANCHKKHTAAQSKWYKNI; encoded by the coding sequence ATGTTCATGAAAACATGCAGTAAGTGTAGCGAGAATAAGGATGAATCTGATTTTTTTGTAAAAGATAAAAAAAGCGGACGTCTCCATGCTCACTGCAAGGAATGCTACAAGGAACATAGAAAAACATTTTACGCAGCACACTACGCAAAATATGGTAATCTGTATCGCGAGCGCGCTCGTTTACGACGAGAGGCCGTAAAAAAGGAGTTCCGAACAAACATGTTGGCTCTACTTAAAAAAAGTGCATGCGAAGTGTGCGGGGAAAGTGATATAAGAGTACTCGAATTCGATCACCTCGACCCTACGACAAAAACATTTTCTATATCTCAAGCTGTGAAGTATGGTTATTCCTGGAGTGAAGTTCTGAATGAGATTAAGAAGTGTCGTATTCTTTGTGCGAACTGTCATAAAAAGCATACTGCAGCACAAAGCAAATGGTATAAAAATATTTAA
- a CDS encoding LemA-like protein (RAAC3_TM7_1_18), which produces MVVWWIILAVVVVLALFVWLTYNGLVQLKVRVEEAWSDITVQLKRRADLIPNLVEAVKGYAAHEKKVFQDVTEARANVLSATGKGPKETAAAENQFEGALKSLFAVSEAYPQLRASENFQKLQEELVDTEDKIQAARRFYNGGTRDLNTRIQQFPSNVIAGMFGFKQREFFEVEDMASVEKPVDVKF; this is translated from the coding sequence ATGGTAGTATGGTGGATTATTCTGGCAGTAGTAGTTGTCTTAGCGCTGTTTGTGTGGCTTACCTACAACGGCTTGGTACAACTCAAAGTCCGCGTCGAAGAGGCGTGGAGCGATATCACCGTGCAGCTCAAACGTCGAGCTGACCTGATCCCAAATCTTGTTGAAGCAGTCAAGGGCTACGCGGCTCATGAAAAGAAGGTGTTCCAAGACGTTACCGAAGCGCGTGCCAATGTGCTTTCGGCGACAGGGAAAGGTCCAAAAGAGACGGCGGCCGCTGAAAACCAGTTTGAGGGTGCTCTAAAAAGCCTATTTGCCGTTTCGGAAGCCTACCCACAGCTTCGTGCCAGTGAAAACTTCCAGAAGCTGCAGGAAGAACTGGTGGACACCGAAGACAAAATCCAAGCAGCTCGCCGCTTTTACAACGGTGGCACACGTGACCTCAACACTCGTATTCAGCAGTTTCCTTCCAATGTGATTGCTGGTATGTTTGGTTTCAAACAACGTGAGTTCTTTGAAGTTGAGGACATGGCAAGCGTTGAAAAACCAGTCGACGTAAAATTCTAA
- a CDS encoding hypothetical protein (RAAC3_TM7_1_17), translating to MYNAIAANKRNTVFIMLVFIVIVTGLGYVFSQVYGSTGIFWGTLVGASVYALIQYFAAAKLALAVNGAHEIAKRDNPKLYRIVENLSITNGMPMPKVYLIDDPAPNAFATGRDPKHAYVAATTGIVELMSDRELEAVMAHEMGHVKNFDIRVMMIVFGLVSAIGLLADIFLRMLWFSDSRDRNSSPIFLVIGIVAAIVAPIIAMLVQFAISRQREYLADATGAMTTRDPEALATALEKIGQVGSGLKRQNSSSAHLFFANPLKGASLAKLFSTHPPIEDRVKRLREMTGKF from the coding sequence ATGTATAACGCTATTGCTGCTAACAAACGAAATACGGTGTTTATCATGCTGGTCTTCATCGTGATTGTCACTGGCCTGGGGTATGTATTTTCTCAGGTCTACGGCAGTACGGGAATTTTCTGGGGTACATTGGTTGGTGCCAGCGTGTATGCGCTCATTCAGTACTTTGCGGCAGCGAAACTAGCGCTGGCTGTCAACGGAGCTCATGAGATAGCAAAGCGTGATAACCCAAAGCTGTATCGTATCGTTGAAAACCTGTCGATCACCAATGGCATGCCGATGCCAAAGGTCTATCTGATCGATGATCCGGCTCCGAACGCTTTTGCAACCGGACGTGATCCGAAGCATGCTTATGTTGCGGCTACGACTGGTATCGTCGAGCTGATGAGCGACCGGGAACTTGAAGCGGTCATGGCGCACGAGATGGGACACGTCAAGAATTTTGACATTCGTGTCATGATGATTGTTTTTGGACTTGTCAGTGCAATCGGGCTACTGGCTGATATCTTCCTTCGCATGTTGTGGTTTAGCGACAGTCGTGATCGTAATTCGTCGCCAATATTTCTGGTGATTGGCATCGTGGCTGCTATTGTAGCGCCGATCATTGCTATGCTTGTCCAGTTTGCGATCTCCCGGCAACGTGAATATCTAGCCGATGCTACTGGTGCCATGACGACACGGGATCCAGAGGCGCTAGCGACGGCACTTGAAAAGATCGGCCAGGTTGGGTCGGGACTGAAGCGACAAAACAGTTCATCGGCACATCTGTTTTTTGCGAACCCACTGAAGGGTGCGAGTCTCGCAAAACTATTTAGTACACATCCGCCGATTGAAGACCGTGTAAAACGTCTCCGGGAAATGACCGGTAAGTTCTAG
- a CDS encoding hypothetical protein (RAAC3_TM7_1_14), translating to MSRVKVVTFVPIESADKVRRALGVAGAGKIGEYSFCSYSVVGKGRFVPGANASPHIGEPGKSEVVEEERIEVVCEREDAKNVIAAMKETHPYEEVAFDIYPLFDEEDL from the coding sequence ATGAGTAGAGTTAAGGTTGTCACTTTCGTGCCAATAGAGAGTGCCGACAAGGTGCGCCGCGCATTAGGCGTGGCGGGTGCCGGTAAGATCGGTGAATATAGCTTCTGTAGTTACTCCGTGGTTGGCAAGGGAAGGTTTGTGCCAGGTGCGAACGCAAGTCCGCACATTGGCGAGCCCGGCAAGTCGGAGGTGGTCGAAGAAGAGCGTATCGAAGTCGTCTGTGAGCGTGAAGATGCAAAGAATGTGATTGCTGCTATGAAAGAAACTCACCCTTACGAAGAAGTCGCGTTTGATATCTATCCGCTATTCGATGAAGAGGATCTGTAG
- a CDS encoding hypothetical protein (RAAC3_TM7_1_13) produces the protein MPIFQFNKLIRDKLPEMYGSLHQRIMSRQLSEIALLGALLDKDDEETGELRAAIGDRVKMTDELADKRQIALDFAAIAGISEEEIESRRLEKLEEKGGFSSGIFVEKIMLEQGDEWINYYRGEPNKYPELSDEEDV, from the coding sequence ATGCCGATATTCCAGTTCAACAAACTAATCCGCGACAAACTTCCAGAAATGTATGGTTCGCTGCATCAACGTATTATGTCGCGTCAGCTTAGTGAGATAGCGTTGCTTGGAGCACTGCTCGATAAAGACGATGAGGAGACGGGGGAACTACGCGCAGCTATTGGTGATAGGGTAAAAATGACCGATGAGCTGGCCGATAAACGACAGATTGCGCTCGACTTTGCGGCGATTGCCGGTATCTCAGAGGAAGAAATCGAGAGTCGCCGCCTCGAAAAGCTGGAGGAAAAAGGCGGCTTCTCGAGCGGGATATTTGTTGAGAAAATTATGCTTGAGCAGGGTGATGAATGGATAAATTACTATCGTGGTGAACCGAACAAGTACCCTGAGTTAAGTGACGAGGAAGATGTATGA
- a CDS encoding hypothetical protein (RAAC3_TM7_1_16): MSDRSAASTKKRPVVKKKLSRSQRWYKVFLRPYEKLHRRIGTFLVRRPHRSFRRTRRRDYVRSFALPGYFAFTIEVWRLLWRYKKLFGLLVLFYAVISGVFVGISLQSTYAEMSDLLQQTGADILTGAWGEIGKASLLLISAIGGSFAPQLTDAQQVYSVLIVLVTWLTTVWLIRAILSGHTPRLREGIYNSGSPIVPTFLVLVLLFFQLAPFALAALGVSVAFATDFLSNGIIGMIFWLVVGLLTVLSLYWISGTILALIIVTLPGMYPMQAVRAAGDLVVGRRLRILLRFVWLALLVGIGWIVIMLPIILLNHWLVSMASWLDNVPIVPLAILVVTSIATVWSASYVYLLYRKVVDDDAKPA, translated from the coding sequence ATGTCGGACCGTAGCGCTGCCTCCACAAAGAAAAGGCCTGTCGTCAAGAAGAAGCTAAGCCGCTCGCAGCGCTGGTACAAGGTTTTCCTGCGCCCTTACGAGAAGCTACACCGTCGTATCGGCACTTTCCTGGTGCGTCGGCCACACCGTAGTTTTCGGCGAACTCGTCGGCGAGATTATGTCCGCTCATTCGCGTTGCCGGGCTATTTTGCATTTACTATCGAGGTTTGGCGGCTGCTCTGGCGTTACAAAAAACTATTTGGCCTATTGGTACTATTTTATGCCGTGATTTCTGGTGTCTTCGTCGGCATCTCATTGCAATCAACCTACGCCGAGATGAGCGACCTGCTTCAGCAGACCGGCGCCGATATTTTGACGGGCGCATGGGGGGAGATAGGCAAGGCGAGCCTGCTGCTAATCTCTGCGATTGGCGGTAGTTTCGCGCCGCAGCTCACCGATGCCCAGCAAGTCTACAGTGTGTTAATCGTGCTAGTGACGTGGCTGACAACGGTATGGCTGATCCGGGCTATCTTGAGCGGCCATACGCCGAGGCTAAGAGAAGGTATTTATAATAGCGGTTCGCCGATCGTGCCGACATTTTTAGTGCTCGTACTGCTGTTTTTCCAGCTCGCCCCCTTTGCCTTGGCGGCGCTCGGTGTCAGCGTGGCCTTCGCCACAGACTTCTTATCGAACGGTATTATTGGCATGATTTTCTGGCTGGTGGTTGGGCTACTTACCGTGCTATCGCTCTATTGGATTTCGGGTACGATCTTGGCGCTGATTATCGTAACGCTTCCTGGTATGTATCCGATGCAAGCGGTACGTGCGGCAGGTGACCTCGTGGTGGGGCGTCGTCTTCGCATTTTACTGCGTTTTGTGTGGCTAGCATTACTGGTTGGCATCGGCTGGATCGTCATCATGCTGCCGATTATCCTGCTCAACCATTGGCTGGTGTCGATGGCTTCGTGGCTGGATAATGTTCCGATCGTGCCGCTGGCTATTCTGGTCGTCACATCGATAGCAACGGTCTGGAGTGCTAGCTATGTCTATCTATTGTATCGAAAGGTTGTTGACGATGACGCAAAACCAGCCTAA